One Mercenaria mercenaria strain notata chromosome 12, MADL_Memer_1, whole genome shotgun sequence DNA segment encodes these proteins:
- the LOC123535318 gene encoding ninjurin-2-like has translation MAGRKVDVLREEGSAEQEQKHAFNFNTYATKKTIAKGLLDIGLLMANASQLKSLLSLGPAQDYYYANLVLISLSVFLQITVGIILLVLGSKNMKTVEEKKSANTLNNVTVGFVFAITVVNVFIAAFGIKLTEG, from the exons ATGGCGGGAAGAAAAGTGGATGTTTTACGGGAAGAAGGCAGTGCG GAACAGGAACAAAAGCATGCTTTCAACTTCAACACATACGCGACAAAGAAAACAATCGCTAAAGGTTTACTGGATATCGGACTGCTGATGGCCAACGCCTCCCAGCTCAAGTCCTTGCTGAGTCTCGGACCTGCACAGGACTATTACTACGCTAACTTGGTTCTTATATCTTTGTCAGTCTTCCTTCAAATCACGGTTGGAATTATCTTGCTCGTTCTTGGAAGCAAGAATATGAAGACAGTTGAGGAAAAGAAAAGCGCCAACACGTTGAACAATGTTACTGTGGGATTTGTTTTTGCGATTACTGTTGTGAACGTATTTATCGCTGCGTTTGGTATAAAACTGACGGAAGGATAG